A genome region from Geodermatophilus bullaregiensis includes the following:
- the serS gene encoding serine--tRNA ligase — translation MAAFLDPELLRLPADRLRLRMWEVRRDVGAYDATCVALAETLGATALLTTDARLARAPGVRCAVRLLRHGPLYDRGVIDLRLVREHPDVVRASQRARGADESRVDALLAADADRRAAVKRADDLRAEQKAASQAVRKASPEERPAVLERARALAAEVKEAEEAQRAADVALREVHLSIPNVVHDGVPPGGEDDAVTLRTVGEVPTYDFAVRDHLEIGEALGAIDTERGAKVSGARFYFLTGPGALLEFALAQLAITRAVAAGFTPVVAPALVRPEAMEGTGFLGEHDEEVYRIERDDLYLVGTSEVALAGMHADEVLDLPAGPRRYAGWSSCFRREAGSYGKDTRGIIRVHWFDKVEMFSFCRPEEAAAEHLRLLAWEEEFLQALELPYRVVDIAAGDLGTSAARKYDIEAWFPSQGTYRELTSTSDCTTFQARRLAIRYRDEDGRPQTAATLNGTLCAIARTIACLLEVHQRADGSVHVPVALRPWLGGHEVLAPGMTLAAPVPPAAA, via the coding sequence ATGGCCGCGTTCCTCGACCCGGAGCTGCTCCGTCTCCCCGCCGACCGGCTGCGGCTGCGCATGTGGGAGGTGCGCCGGGACGTGGGCGCCTACGACGCCACCTGCGTCGCGCTCGCCGAGACGCTCGGCGCGACGGCGCTGCTCACCACCGATGCCCGCCTCGCCCGGGCGCCGGGCGTCCGCTGCGCCGTCCGGCTGCTCCGACACGGCCCTCTCTACGATCGGGGGGTGATCGACCTGCGCCTGGTGCGCGAGCACCCCGACGTCGTCCGTGCCAGCCAGCGTGCCCGCGGTGCCGACGAGTCCCGGGTCGACGCGCTGCTGGCCGCCGACGCCGACCGGCGCGCGGCCGTCAAGCGGGCCGACGACCTGCGCGCGGAGCAGAAGGCGGCCTCCCAGGCGGTGCGGAAGGCCTCGCCCGAGGAGCGTCCCGCGGTGCTCGAGCGAGCCCGCGCGCTGGCCGCCGAGGTCAAGGAGGCCGAGGAGGCCCAGCGGGCGGCCGACGTCGCGCTGCGCGAGGTGCACCTGTCCATCCCGAACGTCGTCCACGACGGCGTCCCGCCCGGCGGCGAGGACGACGCGGTGACGCTGCGCACCGTCGGCGAGGTGCCCACCTACGACTTCGCCGTGCGCGACCACCTGGAGATCGGCGAGGCGCTCGGCGCGATCGACACCGAGCGCGGCGCCAAGGTCTCCGGCGCCCGCTTCTACTTCCTCACCGGTCCCGGGGCGCTGCTGGAGTTCGCCCTCGCCCAGCTGGCGATCACCCGGGCGGTCGCGGCCGGCTTCACCCCCGTCGTCGCCCCGGCGCTGGTCCGGCCCGAGGCCATGGAGGGCACCGGGTTCCTCGGCGAGCACGACGAGGAGGTGTACCGGATCGAGCGCGACGACCTGTACCTGGTCGGGACGTCGGAGGTCGCGCTGGCCGGCATGCACGCCGACGAGGTGCTCGACCTCCCGGCCGGGCCGCGCCGCTACGCCGGCTGGTCGTCGTGCTTCCGCCGCGAGGCCGGCAGCTACGGCAAGGACACCCGCGGCATCATCCGCGTGCACTGGTTCGACAAGGTCGAGATGTTCAGCTTCTGCCGGCCCGAGGAGGCCGCCGCCGAGCACCTGCGCCTGCTGGCCTGGGAGGAGGAGTTCCTCCAGGCCCTCGAGCTGCCCTACCGCGTGGTCGACATCGCCGCCGGCGACCTGGGCACGAGCGCGGCGCGCAAGTACGACATCGAGGCGTGGTTCCCCAGCCAGGGCACGTACCGCGAGCTGACCAGCACGTCGGACTGCACCACCTTCCAGGCCCGCCGGCTGGCGATCCGCTACCGCGACGAGGACGGCAGGCCGCAGACGGCGGCCACGCTCAACGGCACGCTGTGCGCGATCGCGCGCACCATCGCCTGCCTGCTCGAGGTGCACCAGCGCGCCGACGGCTCGGTGCACGTCCCGGTCGCGCTGCGGCCGTGGCTGGGCGGGCACGAGGTCCTCGCGCCGGGCATGACGCTGGCCGCGCCGGTGCCCCCGGCCGCCGCATGA
- a CDS encoding type IV toxin-antitoxin system AbiEi family antitoxin domain-containing protein, whose translation MHPVLESAARRRLGVFTVADARRAGCRPDEIRSAVSTGRWHRLRRGVYVETATWLALADDPRTRHLVECTAALTVLGPGPVLSHESAARFHRLVLPPGVDGTVRLTQVDEWRRGRGYRVAAADLPAGDVVTAGPLAVTTVARTLVDCTREWSVTDAVVALDDALQTERVRREDLRSAVLAQSHWLGIGEAGRAVDLADGRAESPLETRGRLALLASGLPRPELQVELHGPRGFVARVDAWYEDAAVAIEFDGRVKYLNPHPGRTPGDVLWDEKRREDRVRELDVRVVRITHEDLRAPRAVAARVAGLLASPLTGPRRFTVVRRQEPGATDAAA comes from the coding sequence GTGCACCCCGTCCTCGAGTCCGCCGCCCGGCGTCGCCTGGGCGTCTTCACCGTCGCCGACGCCCGCCGGGCCGGGTGCCGGCCCGACGAGATCCGCTCCGCGGTGTCCACCGGCCGCTGGCACCGGTTGCGCCGGGGTGTCTACGTGGAGACGGCGACCTGGCTGGCCCTGGCCGACGACCCCCGCACCCGGCACCTCGTCGAGTGCACGGCCGCGCTCACCGTGCTGGGTCCCGGCCCGGTCCTGAGCCACGAGTCGGCAGCCCGCTTCCACCGACTGGTCCTGCCACCGGGCGTCGACGGAACGGTCCGCCTCACCCAGGTGGACGAGTGGCGGCGGGGACGCGGCTACCGGGTCGCAGCGGCCGACCTGCCGGCCGGGGACGTTGTCACCGCAGGGCCGCTCGCCGTCACCACCGTCGCGCGCACGCTCGTCGACTGCACCCGCGAGTGGTCCGTGACCGACGCCGTCGTCGCCCTCGACGACGCGCTGCAGACCGAGCGCGTCAGGCGCGAGGACCTCCGGTCGGCCGTGCTCGCCCAGTCGCACTGGCTCGGGATCGGCGAGGCCGGGCGGGCGGTGGACCTCGCCGACGGACGCGCCGAGTCACCGCTGGAGACCCGCGGCCGGCTGGCGTTGCTCGCGTCCGGGCTACCCCGTCCGGAGCTGCAGGTCGAGCTGCACGGTCCGCGCGGCTTCGTCGCGCGGGTGGACGCCTGGTACGAGGACGCCGCCGTGGCGATCGAGTTCGACGGGCGCGTGAAGTACCTCAATCCGCACCCCGGACGCACCCCCGGCGACGTGCTCTGGGACGAGAAGCGGCGCGAGGACCGGGTCCGTGAGCTCGACGTCCGGGTGGTCCGCATCACCCACGAGGACCTCCGCGCGCCGCGGGCGGTGGCCGCGCGCGTCGCTGGGCTGCTGGCCTCGCCCCTCACCGGCCCAAGACGCTTCACCGTCGTCCGCCGCCAGGAGCCGGGTGCGACCGACGCGGCGGCCTGA
- a CDS encoding HAD family hydrolase, whose product MSETAPRAVISGHVPSPDSDRVVEPGDLGGWRPKLVASDLDGTLLTSEGVVSPRTRAALEACWGAGIPVVGVTGRGPRLYDSVRAALDGRGIAVLAQGGYVVDLERDEVLRTVGLPRDQATAVIERIEEVAGDLIVAVEDAAEQGEVHSPLRVQHGFEWPYPEPAHLLPRHAVLPEGAVLKVFLRSPTLGQDELLARARRVVEPTEAEVTHAGLGFIEVLPPGVTKATGLAVALDRYGVGFGDVLVFGDMPNDLPMITAVTEAGGRAVAVANAHPAVRAAAAGRTGGHDADGVARYLEAVLAGV is encoded by the coding sequence ATGAGCGAGACCGCGCCCCGCGCCGTCATCTCCGGGCACGTCCCCTCCCCGGACTCCGACCGGGTGGTCGAGCCCGGCGACCTCGGGGGCTGGCGCCCGAAGCTGGTGGCCAGCGACCTCGACGGCACCCTGCTCACCTCGGAGGGCGTGGTCAGCCCGCGCACGCGGGCGGCCCTGGAGGCGTGCTGGGGCGCCGGCATCCCGGTCGTCGGCGTCACGGGGCGGGGGCCGCGGTTGTACGACAGCGTGCGCGCGGCGCTCGACGGGCGGGGCATCGCCGTCCTGGCCCAGGGCGGCTACGTCGTCGACCTCGAGCGCGACGAGGTGCTGCGCACCGTCGGCCTGCCGCGGGATCAGGCCACCGCGGTGATCGAGCGGATCGAGGAGGTCGCCGGTGACCTGATCGTCGCCGTCGAGGACGCCGCGGAGCAGGGCGAGGTGCACTCCCCGCTGCGCGTGCAGCACGGCTTCGAGTGGCCCTACCCGGAGCCGGCGCACCTGCTGCCCCGGCACGCCGTCCTGCCCGAGGGCGCGGTGCTCAAGGTCTTCCTCCGCTCGCCGACGCTCGGCCAGGACGAGCTGCTGGCCCGTGCCCGCCGGGTGGTCGAGCCCACCGAGGCCGAGGTGACCCACGCGGGACTCGGCTTCATCGAGGTGCTGCCGCCCGGCGTCACCAAGGCCACCGGCCTGGCCGTCGCGCTCGACCGCTACGGCGTCGGCTTCGGCGACGTGCTCGTCTTCGGCGACATGCCCAACGACCTGCCGATGATCACGGCGGTCACCGAGGCCGGCGGTCGCGCGGTCGCCGTCGCCAACGCGCACCCGGCGGTCCGGGCGGCCGCGGCCGGGAGGACCGGCGGGCACGACGCCGACGGCGTCGCGCGCTACCTCGAGGCGGTGCTGGCCGGTGTCTGA
- a CDS encoding GuaB1 family IMP dehydrogenase-related protein, whose amino-acid sequence MRFLGGNRPATDLTYADVFMVPNHSTVGSRLEVDLTTPDRVGTTIPVVVANMTAISGRRMAETVARRGGLAVLPQDIPVDVVGEVVSWVHARHPVYDTAITLAPSSTVGEALSLMTKRAHGIVVVVDEGGVPVGVVTDGACQGVDRFSQLDQVMAAHPLTIPAGTDLPKVFDVLSGERVSAAPVVEGDRLLGVVTRKGALRSTLYTPAVNADGRLLTASAVGINGDVAGKASALLAAGVDVLVVDTAHGHQEKAVEAVRAVRSVAGAVPVVAGNVVTAEGTRDLVEAGADVVKVGVGPGAMCTTRMMTGVGRPQFSAVEECAAEARRLGRHVWADGGVRHPRDVALALAAGAANVMVGSWFAGTYESAGDIHDDGNGRLYKESFGMASARAVKARTAAQSGFERARAGLFEEGISSSRMYLDPARPGVEDLVDQIVAGVRSSCTYAGARTIDELHERAVLGVQSAAGYEEGRPLPTSW is encoded by the coding sequence ATGCGCTTCCTCGGCGGCAACCGGCCGGCCACCGACCTGACCTACGCCGACGTGTTCATGGTGCCCAACCACAGCACCGTGGGCTCCCGGCTCGAGGTCGACCTGACCACGCCGGACCGGGTGGGCACGACCATCCCCGTCGTCGTCGCCAACATGACCGCGATCAGCGGCCGGCGGATGGCCGAGACGGTCGCCCGCCGCGGCGGGCTGGCGGTGCTGCCGCAGGACATCCCGGTCGACGTCGTCGGCGAGGTCGTCTCGTGGGTGCACGCCCGCCACCCCGTCTACGACACCGCGATCACCCTGGCGCCGAGCTCGACCGTCGGCGAGGCGCTGTCGCTGATGACGAAGCGGGCGCACGGGATCGTCGTGGTGGTCGACGAGGGCGGCGTGCCCGTCGGCGTGGTCACCGACGGCGCCTGCCAGGGCGTGGACCGCTTCAGCCAGCTCGACCAGGTCATGGCCGCCCACCCGCTGACCATCCCGGCGGGCACCGACCTGCCGAAGGTCTTCGACGTGCTCTCCGGGGAGCGGGTCAGCGCCGCGCCGGTGGTCGAGGGCGACCGCCTGCTCGGCGTCGTCACCCGCAAGGGCGCGCTGCGCTCCACGCTCTACACGCCCGCGGTCAACGCCGACGGCCGGCTGCTGACCGCGTCCGCCGTCGGCATCAACGGCGACGTCGCCGGCAAGGCGTCGGCCCTGCTGGCCGCCGGGGTCGACGTGCTCGTCGTCGACACCGCGCACGGCCACCAGGAGAAGGCGGTCGAGGCGGTGCGCGCGGTGCGGTCGGTGGCCGGGGCGGTGCCGGTGGTGGCCGGCAACGTGGTCACCGCCGAGGGCACCCGCGACCTGGTCGAGGCCGGCGCCGACGTCGTCAAGGTCGGCGTGGGCCCCGGGGCGATGTGCACCACGCGGATGATGACCGGCGTCGGGCGGCCGCAGTTCTCCGCGGTCGAGGAGTGCGCGGCCGAGGCCCGCCGGCTGGGCAGGCACGTGTGGGCCGACGGCGGGGTGCGCCACCCCCGCGACGTCGCCCTCGCCCTGGCCGCGGGCGCGGCGAACGTGATGGTCGGCTCGTGGTTCGCCGGCACCTACGAGAGCGCCGGCGACATCCACGACGACGGGAACGGCCGGCTCTACAAGGAGTCCTTCGGCATGGCCTCGGCCCGCGCGGTCAAGGCCCGGACGGCGGCGCAGAGCGGCTTCGAGCGGGCCCGCGCGGGCCTGTTCGAGGAGGGCATCTCCTCCTCGCGGATGTACCTCGACCCGGCCCGGCCGGGCGTCGAGGACCTGGTCGACCAGATCGTGGCCGGCGTGCGCTCGTCGTGCACCTACGCCGGTGCGCGCACCATCGACGAGCTGCACGAGCGCGCCGTCCTGGGTGTGCAGAGCGCGGCCGGCTACGAGGAGGGCCGGCCGCTGCCGACCAGCTGGTGA
- a CDS encoding HAD family hydrolase gives MSDWRPRLIASDMDGTLLRSDDTVSDATVAELERWRAAGVPVVLATGRPPRWMQKIREVLGSGTAVCCNGAVLLDLERFEVLEEDALPPDVLRAITAGLRREQPGTWFAVEYGLEFRHEPVYRPRWDVDAPGVAEAPLEELVAAPAAKLLARHEDLDRDSFVALVQRVVGDLATVTTSSSDALAEISAPGVTKATGLARVAATHGLGPEDVVVFGDMPNDVAAFDWVREGGGRAVAMAQAHPEVLAAATDVTGTNDDDGVAAFLATL, from the coding sequence GTGTCTGACTGGCGTCCGCGGCTGATCGCCAGCGACATGGACGGCACCCTGCTGCGCTCCGACGACACCGTCAGCGACGCGACGGTGGCCGAGCTGGAGCGCTGGCGGGCCGCCGGCGTGCCCGTCGTCCTGGCCACCGGCCGGCCGCCCCGGTGGATGCAGAAGATCCGGGAGGTGCTCGGCTCGGGCACCGCGGTCTGCTGCAACGGCGCGGTGCTGCTCGACCTCGAGCGCTTCGAGGTGCTCGAGGAGGACGCGCTGCCGCCCGACGTCCTCCGGGCGATCACCGCCGGCCTGCGCCGCGAGCAGCCCGGCACCTGGTTCGCCGTGGAGTACGGCCTGGAGTTCCGCCACGAGCCGGTCTACCGGCCGCGGTGGGACGTCGACGCGCCCGGCGTGGCCGAGGCCCCGCTGGAGGAGCTCGTCGCCGCGCCGGCCGCCAAGCTGCTGGCCCGTCACGAGGACCTGGACCGCGACTCCTTCGTCGCGCTGGTGCAGCGGGTGGTCGGCGACCTGGCCACGGTGACGACGTCGTCGTCCGACGCGCTGGCCGAGATCTCCGCGCCCGGCGTCACCAAGGCCACCGGCCTCGCGCGGGTGGCGGCGACGCACGGGCTCGGCCCGGAGGACGTCGTCGTCTTCGGCGACATGCCCAACGACGTCGCCGCCTTCGACTGGGTCCGCGAGGGCGGCGGGCGGGCCGTGGCGATGGCGCAGGCGCACCCGGAGGTGCTGGCCGCGGCCACCGACGTCACCGGCACCAACGACGACGACGGCGTGGCCGCCTTCCTCGCCACCCTCTAG